TGCCGAGGTATTTATGCGCACGTTTATCCAGGTGATTCGGCACCAGGTTAATTGTCACGCTGAAAATCATGCGGATCCCGTTGCTGCGGCTTTTCATCCGCGTTTGCAGCAGGTAATCGGCGAATTTCGTCGCCCGGCCTTCCCAGCGGATCGGCTGACCTGTGTTATCGAGCACCTGGCCGTACAGGAACGGCTCTCTGGAGATCTGAATGTCATCGACATCAGAGTAGAGGTCGACGGAGGTGGGATCATCACCCATCAGCAACGTTTTAATGATGGCGCGCCGCAAATGTGCCGCAGGTTCAGTCCCGGCGATGGTCTCAACGGTAATGGTCCCGTCGTCAAAGTTAATATGGCTGCGGGTCTGGTACTGATCGGTGTACTTCACGTAGTCCTTTGGACCGGCGATCAGCACTTCTTGATAGCCCCACAGATTTTCAATGTTGTGGGCAAACTGCCCCATCAGAATGTCAAAACCGTTGGTATCCTTGATCCAGGCTTCATTATAAGAATCGCCTTTTTTGGTCGAACTGGAACAGGAGATGAGCAACGGCGCAATAACGGCAAGCGCGAGAAATTTTTTCATCATTCCGGGAGTGCGTGTTGTGTTTGTCGTTGTGCGGTGTTGCCGGACAGCGTTGAGCCATCCGGCAACGTGCTTATTTTTTATCTTCCGGCGTATAACCTTCGATATGCACGTCTTTGCCTTCAAACAGGAAGTTGATCATCTCTTGTTCCAGCAGTTTGCGATGCTCGACGTTCATCATATTGAGTTTCTTTTCGTTGATAAGCATAGTCTGCTTGTGCTGCCACTGCGCCCACGCTTCTTTTGAAATCTCGTTATAAATGCGTTTTCCCAGTTCGCCCGGGTACAGCTGGAAATCCTGTCCTTCTGCTTCACGCTGCAGGAAAGTGCAAAAAATCGTTCTGCTCATAACTTATCCTCTTCATCGTCCGGTGCGTTAAACGGGGGCACCGGTACGTAACTGCTGTAATAAACGCTCCACCGGAGCCGCCAGGCCAACAGATGGCGGTTGCGCTAAGTTATACCAGAGCGCGTTGCCTTCATCCATGCATGAACCGCATGAAGACACAGTAAGCCACATAGGCACAATATCCAGATGGAAATGGCTGAAGGTATGGCGAAACGCGTTAAGTTGGGTCAAATTATCAGCGTTCACATGCCGTTGCGCCAGCCATTCCCGTAATTCCTCTTCACTGGTAAACTGCGGAAAACAGAATAACCCACCCCACAATCCGCTTGGCGGGCGTTGTGCCAGTAAGACGTCGTCCTGATGTTGCAGCAGCAGAAAATAGCCTGTCCGCTCAGGCAGCGTCTGTTTCGGTTTCTTGCCAGGGTAAAGTGACCAGCTGTCATTCGCACAGGCGACACAACTGTTCTGCAACGGGCACAGCGAGCATTTCGGTTTTGAGCGCGTACACACCATCGCGCCTAAATCCATCATCGCCTGGTTAAAACGCTCCACTCCTTTCACCGGTGTAACGTGCTCGCTCAGATCCCAGAGTTTTTTCTCAACCTCTTTTTTA
The sequence above is drawn from the Citrobacter amalonaticus genome and encodes:
- a CDS encoding oxidative damage protection protein; its protein translation is MSRTIFCTFLQREAEGQDFQLYPGELGKRIYNEISKEAWAQWQHKQTMLINEKKLNMMNVEHRKLLEQEMINFLFEGKDVHIEGYTPEDKK
- the mutY gene encoding A/G-specific adenine glycosylase, whose translation is MQASQFSAQVLDWYDKYGRKTLPWQIDKTPYKVWLSEVMLQQTQVTTVIPYFERFMAHFPTVTDLANAPLDEVLHLWTGLGYYARARNLHKAAQQVATLHNGVFPETFEDVAALPGVGRSTAGAVLSLSLGQPFPILDGNVKRVLARCYAVSGWPGKKEVEKKLWDLSEHVTPVKGVERFNQAMMDLGAMVCTRSKPKCSLCPLQNSCVACANDSWSLYPGKKPKQTLPERTGYFLLLQHQDDVLLAQRPPSGLWGGLFCFPQFTSEEELREWLAQRHVNADNLTQLNAFRHTFSHFHLDIVPMWLTVSSCGSCMDEGNALWYNLAQPPSVGLAAPVERLLQQLRTGAPV
- the mltC gene encoding membrane-bound lytic murein transglycosylase MltC; its protein translation is MKKFLALAVIAPLLISCSSSTKKGDSYNEAWIKDTNGFDILMGQFAHNIENLWGYQEVLIAGPKDYVKYTDQYQTRSHINFDDGTITVETIAGTEPAAHLRRAIIKTLLMGDDPTSVDLYSDVDDIQISREPFLYGQVLDNTGQPIRWEGRATKFADYLLQTRMKSRSNGIRMIFSVTINLVPNHLDKRAHKYLGMVRKASHKYGIDESLILAIMQTESSFNPYAVSRSDALGLMQVVQHTAGKDVYRSQGRSGVPSRSELFDPASNIDTGTAYLAMLNNVYLGGIDNPTSRRYAVITAYNGGAGSVLRVFSSDKVQAANIINSMTPGDVYQTLTTRHPSSESRRYLYKVNSAQKTYRRN